A genome region from Arachis duranensis cultivar V14167 chromosome 6, aradu.V14167.gnm2.J7QH, whole genome shotgun sequence includes the following:
- the LOC107495051 gene encoding PWWP domain-containing protein 3, with product MGTVETPSKNPAGCSSPSPENDKNELREALCALKGGAIENGVGFSSHGSQGDDDGGGGGGVELVKNRVRCDSVGREVEDGCQGLADSEMNGVSSLLKMKGSGRRLTYSFGSDSGDSEKLNYGSGGSFGVGMERGRKYWKRSEEEGDQFGKVVSKDVLVTETSENRDLDVEDLGEEGHGFSVGDFVWGKIKSHPWWPGQIYDPSDASDFALKLRQKNRLLVAYFGDGTFAWCHPSQLKLFRENFQDMVKQSSSRSFVNAVQEAVNEVGRLVEIKTNCCPCASEETRSDFALPLAKNAGIKEGVLVPGNGVERFLDFLINPAELLSRVKQIAEIIAITNTLDLEILKARLSAFHLARGGYKLPKYEEPLPVPGLEDSSMDERVDVGNIQGGVEAHVQGPSEDDYSTVPTNPESLELSYSHEISGNRSTHRIKQKSIAEILRENKVVSTKSKEEGTMEKMKVKSKRKSSEDAVASKPLQKRKESLPSTDRNLTNAANDVSIGKVKRDKGTPSQLKEKKEAFGNENNRSGRKKKPKEGNPKEQNEKGSLSRERKKSKYLSPPFTTPAKGQRKEDLDKESHKDSDKAHVSEAMPREGNQFHKSPEPPKFNGEAVHKSPESSNYQTSEDNNKVIDPAKVETPAVEVLSKVRHAAINPLVPGEISSLENFVDFVSVFRSSLYQEGSYYKVYKKHQRGRKRKNPESELRKLKKDEKQTNQISPNDVSERRKRRRKETMSGVPEDQKQAAEAKAVKGSDENVSSVALLVSFEPGSSLPSKSDLITLYSKFGALNESATTVFSSNYSAQVSFLKASDAKKALNHSQSASPFGSSKVRFKLRYLSAESKSAKKGEKSKSKASQAKEKDKTPKKEASQLNHIKQKLEYLSSMLEESNGKSQAMKTKLKSGIKELLEDVNKMVDSSSS from the coding sequence ATGGGCACGGTAGAGACACCATCGAAAAACCCAGctgggtgttcatctccttcgCCAGAAAATGACAAGAATGAGCTCAGGGAAGCTCTTTGTGCTCTGAAAGGTGGGGCAATAGAAAACGGAGTAGGGTTTTCAAGTCATGGAAGCCAAggtgatgatgatggtggtggtggaggtggtGTTGAATTGGTTAAGAACAGGGTTAGGTGTGACTCTGTTGGGAGAGAAGTGGAAGATGGTTGTCAAGGTTTGGCTGATTCGGAGATGAATGGGGTCTCCTCTTTGTTGAAAATGAAAGGAAGTGGGAGACGGTTGACGTATTCCTTTGGAAGTGATAGTGGAGATTCTGAGAAGTTGAACTatggaagtggtggttcttttGGTGTTGGAAtggaaagaggaagaaaatatTGGAAGAGAAgtgaagaagaaggtgatcaaTTTGGAAAAGTTGTGAGTAAAGATGTTCTGGTTACTGAGACAAGTGAGAATAGGGACTTGGATGTGGAAGATTTGGGTGAAGAAGGACATGGGTTTTCTGTTGGTGATTTTGTTTGGGGTAAAATTAAGAGTCATCCTTGGTGGCCTGGCCAAATTTATGACCCTTCGGATGCATCGGATTTTGCTTTGAAGCTAAGACAGAAGAACAGACTCCTTGTGGCCTACTTTGGGGACGGAACCTTTGCTTGGTGCCATCCTTCTCAATTGAAGTTGTTTCGGGAGAACTTTCAGGATATGGTGAAGCAGAGTAGCTCAAGGTCTTTTGTCAATGCTGTGCAGGAAGCTGTAAATGAAGTGGGGAGGCTGGTAGAGATCAAAACAAATTGTTGTCCATGTGCTTCGGAGGAAACTAGGTCTGACTTCGCTCTGCCATTGGCTAAGAATGCTGGAATCAAGGAAGGAGTTCTTGTGCCTGGAAATGGTGTAGAGAGATTTTTGGATTTTCTGATTAACCCAGCAGAGTTACTTTCTCGAGTAAAACAAATTGCGGAAATTATTGCCATTACTAATACGCTGGACCTGGAAATCTTGAAGGCTCGGCTTTCAGCCTTTCATCTAGCAAGAGGAGGTTATAAGTTACCTAAGTATGAAGAACCCCTGCCAGTTCCTGGGCTTGAAGATAGTTCAATGGATGAAAGAGTAGATGTAGGTAACATTCAGGGTGGAGTGGAAGCACATGTCCAAGGGCCATCCGAAGACGACTACTCTACTGTGCCGACGAACCCAGAGTCTCTTGAACTGAGTTATTCTCATGAGATTTCAGGAAATAGGTCGACTCATAGGATTAAACAGAAAAGCATTGCTGAAATTTTGAGGGAAAACAAAGTTGTTAGTACCAAAAGCAAGGAGGAAGGTACAATGGAAAAAATGAAGGTTAAAAGTAAGAGGAAAAGCAGTGAGGATGCAGTGGCTTCTAAACCATTGCAGAAGAGGAAAGAATCACTCCCGAGCACTGATAGAAATTTGACAAATGCTGCAAATGATGTCAGTATTGGCAAGGTAAAAAGAGATAAGGGCACACCATCAcagttgaaggagaagaaagaagctTTTGGGAATGAAAACAATAGAAGTGGGAGGAAAAAGAAGCCTAAAGAAGGGAATCCCAAAGAACAAAATGAGAAGGGTTCTTTGtcaagagaaaggaagaaaagcaaGTACTTGTCCCCTCCCTTCACTACTCCAGCCAAAGGGCAGAGGAAGGAAGACTTAGATAAAGAATCCCATAAAGATTCTGACAAAGCTCATGTTTCTGAAGCAATGCCCAGAGAAGGCAACCAGTTTCACAAGTCCCCTGAACCTCCAAAATTTAACGGTGAGGCAGTTCATAAGTCCCCTGAAAGTTCAAACTACCAAACATCAGAAGACAATAACAAGGTTATTGATCCAGCAAAAGTAGAGACTCCTGCAGTGGAAGTTTTATCCAAAGTCCGCCATGCAGCTATAAATCCATTAGTACCTGGGGAAATCAGTTCTCTTGAAAATTTTGTGGACTTTGTTTCTGTCTTTAGAAGCTCATTGTATCAGGAAGGATCCTACTACAAGGTATACAAGAAGCACCAACGTGGCAGGAAGAGAAAGAACCCAGAATCTGAACTTAGGAAGCTGAAGAAAGATGAAAAGCAAACCAATCAGATATCACCTAATGATGTTTCTGAGCGGAGAAAGCGAAGAAGGAAGGAAACAATGTCTGGAGTACCTGAAGATCAGAAGCAAGCTGCTGAAGCTAAGGCTGTCAAAGGGAGTGATGAAAATGTTTCATCAGTTGCACTTTTGGTCTCATTTGAGCCTGGATCCTCTCTGCCTTCAAAATCTGACCTTATCACACTGTATAGTAAGTTTGGGGCGCTGAACGAATCGGCAACAACTGTATTCTCTAGTAATTACTCTGCTCAAGTGTCTTTTCTGAAAGCTTCTGATGCCAAAAAAGCCTTGAACCATTCGCAAAGTGCAAGCCCTTTCGGATCTTCCAAAGTCAGATTCAAGCTCCGTTACCTTTCTGCTGAATCCAAGTCGGCAAAAAAGGGCGAAAAATCAAAGTCCAAAGCATCTCAGGCTAAGGAGAAAGATAAGACTCCGAAGAAGGAAGCATCCCAATTGAACCACATAAAGCAGAAGCTCGAGTATCTGTCTTCGATGCTTGAAGAATCAAATGGGAAATCACAAGCTATGAAGACAAAATTGAAGAGCGGGATTAAAGAGCTTTTGGAGGACGTGAACAAAATGGTtgactcatcatcatcatag